The following are from one region of the Stigmatella ashevillena genome:
- a CDS encoding DEAD/DEAH box helicase family protein, with the protein MTTELHFDCGTLVAPALPEDAPLRSLFQKDGRTGVFRAAAWRYREVVLRLRELEAPYKDQARRFEPLEVSLTVPLEPFPHQRDALEAWTHAGGRGLVELPTGAGKTLLAVMAIAQVKRPTLVVVPTLDLMAQWQAVLTRHLGLPVGLLGGGVNDRQPLTVTTYDSAMAQTEFHGNRFGLLICDECHHLPAPSYRFIAEGSLAPYRLGLSATLERADGGERVCEELLGPRVYRADIRELQGRYLAPYEVRRVEVPLTPEEKARYDEARTRYLGFVRKNGIALGSPEGWARFLAQSQRSDEGRAAYRGYREQRRIALTSSAKMEVLWRLLLEHREDRVLVFTDDNETVYTLARKLLLPVITHHTPIPERKALLAAFSSGELPVLLTSRVLNEGVDVPEARVGVVLSGSGSVREHVQRLGRILRQRPGKRALLYEVCSAQTAESGISERRRQHRAYQEGEPC; encoded by the coding sequence ATGACGACTGAACTCCACTTCGACTGTGGCACCCTGGTCGCGCCCGCGTTGCCCGAAGACGCGCCCCTGCGCTCGCTCTTCCAGAAGGATGGGCGCACGGGCGTCTTCCGGGCGGCGGCCTGGCGCTACCGGGAGGTGGTGCTGCGGCTGCGCGAGTTGGAGGCCCCTTATAAGGACCAGGCGCGGCGCTTCGAACCCCTGGAGGTGTCGCTCACGGTGCCCCTGGAGCCCTTCCCCCACCAGCGCGACGCCCTGGAGGCGTGGACGCACGCTGGAGGCCGGGGGCTGGTGGAGCTGCCCACGGGGGCGGGGAAGACCTTGCTGGCGGTGATGGCCATCGCCCAGGTGAAGCGGCCCACGCTGGTGGTGGTGCCCACGCTGGACCTGATGGCGCAATGGCAGGCGGTGCTGACCCGGCACCTGGGACTTCCGGTGGGGCTCCTGGGCGGAGGGGTCAACGACCGGCAGCCGCTGACGGTGACGACGTACGACTCGGCGATGGCGCAGACGGAGTTCCACGGCAACCGGTTTGGCCTGCTCATCTGCGATGAGTGCCACCACCTGCCAGCTCCCAGCTACCGCTTCATCGCGGAGGGCTCGCTGGCCCCGTACCGGCTGGGCCTGTCCGCCACGCTGGAGCGCGCGGACGGAGGCGAGCGCGTGTGCGAGGAGCTGCTGGGGCCCCGGGTGTACCGGGCGGACATCCGCGAGTTGCAGGGGCGCTACCTGGCGCCCTACGAAGTCCGCCGCGTCGAAGTGCCCCTGACGCCGGAGGAGAAGGCGCGGTACGACGAAGCCCGGACACGCTACCTGGGCTTCGTGCGCAAGAACGGCATCGCGCTGGGCTCTCCGGAGGGCTGGGCGCGCTTCCTCGCCCAGAGCCAGCGCAGCGACGAGGGGCGCGCGGCGTACCGGGGCTACCGGGAGCAGCGGCGCATCGCGTTGACCTCCAGCGCCAAGATGGAGGTGCTGTGGCGGCTGCTGCTGGAGCACCGCGAGGACCGCGTGCTCGTCTTCACCGACGACAACGAGACGGTGTACACGCTGGCGCGAAAGCTCCTGCTGCCCGTCATCACGCACCACACGCCGATTCCCGAGCGCAAGGCCCTCCTGGCGGCGTTCTCGAGCGGGGAGCTGCCGGTGCTGCTCACCTCGCGCGTGCTCAACGAGGGGGTGGACGTGCCCGAGGCACGCGTGGGGGTGGTGCTCAGCGGGAGCGGCAGCGTGCGCGAGCACGTGCAGCGGCTGGGACGCATCCTGCGCCAGCGGCCGGGCAAGCGCGCGCTGCTCTACGAGGTGTGCTCGGCACAGACGGCGGAGAGCGGCATCAGCGAGCGGCGGCGGCAACACCGGGCCTACCAGGAAGGTGAGCCGTGCTGA
- a CDS encoding DUF790 family protein translates to MLTRDLLLFRVREGKLRPSFIKREDPELLALATELVAEVERAQGQTRDDLEETLALRAGAFTRPKIARGLVKLLLDRALFDEATEGVAQARWERFQTAARVLRTLPAEAPVELYEARLAEALPAPLEEVREALYVDLPGHRRLLGWEALTPPELLDRYNLALAQGPLMGARRLTLRARAPALLRVRKVLRWLKFCRLVAEVRREGDDWALEVEGPGALLSLQKKYGLQLASFLSVVPVLERWELAAEVDASARRRVMLVLDQRDPLVSPHPAALGHIPPEVATLAQAFEDAEWALDLTPLPRHMGASGLCVPDLTFRHQKTGQEVALELFHAWHAGPLARRLEELRSRPDPQLLLGVDRALTRTGEREELEAHPQVVLFNGFPSARKLRERLARLGAPPSSAAP, encoded by the coding sequence GTGCTGACGCGAGACCTGCTGCTCTTCCGCGTCCGGGAAGGCAAGCTGCGGCCCTCCTTCATCAAGCGAGAGGACCCCGAGCTGTTGGCCCTGGCCACGGAGCTGGTGGCCGAGGTGGAGCGAGCCCAGGGTCAGACGCGGGATGATCTGGAAGAGACCCTCGCCCTGCGCGCGGGCGCCTTCACGCGGCCCAAGATCGCGCGCGGGTTGGTGAAGCTGCTGCTGGACCGGGCCCTGTTCGATGAGGCCACCGAGGGCGTCGCGCAAGCCCGCTGGGAACGCTTCCAGACCGCAGCCCGGGTGCTGCGAACATTGCCCGCGGAGGCCCCGGTGGAGCTGTACGAGGCCCGGCTCGCGGAGGCCCTGCCAGCGCCCCTGGAGGAGGTTCGCGAAGCGCTCTACGTGGATCTGCCCGGCCACCGGCGGCTGCTGGGCTGGGAGGCGCTCACGCCGCCCGAACTGCTGGACCGCTACAACCTGGCCCTGGCCCAGGGGCCCCTGATGGGCGCGCGGCGGCTCACCTTGCGCGCACGGGCCCCCGCGCTGCTGCGGGTGCGCAAGGTGCTGCGGTGGCTGAAGTTCTGCCGGCTGGTGGCGGAGGTGCGGCGGGAGGGCGACGACTGGGCGCTGGAGGTGGAGGGGCCCGGGGCCTTGCTGTCACTGCAAAAGAAGTACGGGCTTCAGCTCGCCAGCTTCTTGTCGGTGGTGCCGGTGCTGGAGCGCTGGGAGCTGGCCGCCGAGGTGGACGCCAGCGCCCGCCGCCGGGTGATGCTCGTACTGGACCAAAGAGATCCTCTCGTCTCTCCCCACCCAGCAGCGCTGGGCCACATTCCCCCCGAGGTGGCCACGCTCGCGCAGGCCTTCGAGGACGCGGAGTGGGCGTTGGACCTCACGCCCCTGCCGCGGCACATGGGCGCCTCCGGCCTGTGCGTTCCTGACCTCACCTTCCGCCACCAGAAGACGGGGCAGGAAGTGGCGCTGGAGCTCTTTCACGCGTGGCACGCGGGTCCGCTGGCCCGGCGGCTCGAGGAGCTGCGCTCGAGGCCTGATCCCCAGTTGCTGCTCGGAGTGGACCGGGCGTTGACGCGCACCGGGGAACGGGAAGAGCTGGAAGCTCACCCGCAGGTCGTCCTCTTCAACGGCTTTCCCTCCGCTCGCAAGCTGCGCGAACGGCTGGCCAGACTCGGGGCGCCGCCTTCCTCCGCGGCGCCCTGA
- a CDS encoding helix-turn-helix transcriptional regulator, translating into MEKTLAARLGAAARLARQRLNLTQADVAERIGIASEVYGRLERGHMLPSIQTFRRLCVVLSISADEALGLKPSQDVKWAAEPPSDAGEPAELRRLMRRARQLDRSAIRLLSVLASNFRPRGG; encoded by the coding sequence ATGGAAAAGACCCTCGCAGCCAGGCTTGGCGCGGCTGCTCGCCTCGCTCGACAGCGCCTCAATCTCACGCAGGCCGACGTCGCTGAGCGCATCGGTATTGCGAGCGAAGTCTATGGCCGTCTGGAGCGCGGCCACATGCTGCCCAGCATCCAGACCTTCCGCCGGTTGTGCGTGGTGCTCTCCATCTCGGCGGACGAAGCGTTGGGCCTCAAGCCCTCGCAGGACGTGAAGTGGGCCGCCGAGCCGCCCTCTGACGCGGGTGAGCCGGCGGAGCTGCGCAGGCTCATGCGCCGCGCCCGCCAGTTGGATCGCAGCGCCATCCGCCTGCTCAGCGTCCTGGCGTCGAACTTCCGCCCTCGCGGCGGTTGA
- a CDS encoding response regulator: MVRVKMPCFLFVDQNPLWLSALGRATRDLPGSKLLAHSAEEALSLLRLHAPEVVVSGYCLPEVDGLSLLEQMKNLDPRIACVLHTAQPPELLRSARGIALVEKAAPPGTLLSVLRALYIALTGQLPASPGGRPGGA, from the coding sequence ATGGTTCGCGTGAAAATGCCCTGCTTTCTCTTCGTGGATCAGAACCCCCTCTGGCTGTCAGCGCTGGGACGCGCGACCCGCGATCTCCCGGGCTCGAAGCTTCTCGCTCACAGCGCGGAAGAAGCGCTGAGCCTGCTGCGGCTGCATGCTCCCGAAGTGGTCGTCAGCGGCTACTGCCTGCCGGAAGTGGACGGGCTGAGCCTGCTGGAACAGATGAAGAACCTGGATCCCCGGATCGCGTGCGTCCTGCACACGGCGCAGCCTCCAGAGCTGCTGCGCAGCGCGCGGGGCATCGCTCTAGTGGAGAAGGCCGCTCCTCCCGGAACGCTCTTGTCCGTCCTGAGAGCGCTCTACATCGCGCTCACTGGACAGCTCCCGGCCTCACCTGGGGGGAGGCCCGGGGGCGCTTGA
- a CDS encoding thioesterase II family protein, producing MSNKAVPGGGNAANPGVKTWFPYVKARADARLRLVCFPFAGGTASSMQRWAEQIPGVEVLAAQYPGRETRFGETPFRDVRTMAAALGPVVRSLADRPFAFFGYSMGTLVAVEVTRWLLREGAPLPVGLLVAAGTPPGRRKVRPLYALPEKEFIEALERYGGTPPQVLAHKDLMEMLAPMLRADFEIVDTYKVIDESPLPLPLSAFAGDADPHAMPDVMEGWKDLTSKDFSFQVFPGEHFFIHSAAEALREAIERSLLRWCP from the coding sequence ATGAGCAACAAAGCCGTTCCGGGAGGTGGAAACGCCGCCAACCCCGGTGTGAAGACCTGGTTTCCCTATGTGAAGGCGCGTGCGGACGCGCGGCTGCGTCTGGTGTGCTTCCCCTTTGCCGGAGGGACTGCTTCCTCCATGCAGCGCTGGGCGGAGCAGATTCCTGGAGTCGAGGTGCTGGCTGCCCAGTACCCTGGGCGTGAGACGCGCTTCGGCGAGACGCCCTTCCGGGATGTCCGGACGATGGCCGCGGCACTGGGGCCCGTGGTGCGCTCCCTGGCGGATCGCCCGTTTGCTTTCTTCGGGTACAGCATGGGCACGCTCGTCGCCGTGGAGGTGACGCGCTGGTTGCTGCGCGAGGGCGCCCCGCTGCCGGTGGGGCTGCTGGTGGCCGCGGGCACTCCTCCGGGACGCAGGAAGGTCCGGCCGCTGTACGCGCTTCCAGAGAAGGAGTTCATCGAGGCCCTCGAGCGCTACGGTGGCACGCCGCCCCAGGTGCTCGCCCACAAGGATCTCATGGAGATGTTGGCGCCCATGCTGCGCGCTGACTTCGAGATCGTCGATACCTACAAGGTCATCGATGAGTCTCCGCTCCCCCTTCCGTTGAGCGCCTTCGCTGGGGATGCGGACCCTCACGCCATGCCCGACGTGATGGAGGGGTGGAAGGATCTCACTTCCAAGGATTTCTCGTTCCAGGTCTTCCCGGGGGAGCACTTCTTCATTCATTCCGCGGCGGAGGCCTTGCGCGAGGCCATCGAGCGGTCGTTGCTTCGCTGGTGCCCCTAA